In Archangium violaceum, the following are encoded in one genomic region:
- a CDS encoding DUF1801 domain-containing protein, protein MQSKATTVDQYLASLPEDRRAALSAVRDVILENLDESYEEGMQYGMIGYYVPHKVFPAGYHCDPKQPLPFASLASQKNHMAVYLMCVYGQPEQEKWFREAWAKTGKKLDMGKSCVRFKKLEDVALDVIGEAIRRVPAKAYIAHYESVIRPPEKKKAPAAKKSKPVAKSKPAAKKKPVAKKRA, encoded by the coding sequence ATGCAGAGCAAAGCCACCACCGTCGACCAGTACCTCGCCTCGCTACCGGAGGACCGCCGCGCGGCGCTCTCCGCCGTGCGCGACGTCATCCTCGAGAACCTCGATGAGAGCTACGAGGAGGGCATGCAGTACGGGATGATCGGCTACTACGTCCCGCACAAGGTGTTTCCCGCTGGATACCACTGCGATCCGAAGCAGCCGCTGCCGTTCGCGTCACTGGCCTCGCAGAAGAACCACATGGCCGTCTACCTGATGTGCGTCTACGGCCAGCCGGAGCAGGAGAAGTGGTTCCGCGAGGCGTGGGCGAAGACGGGCAAGAAGCTCGACATGGGCAAGTCGTGCGTGCGCTTCAAGAAGCTCGAGGACGTGGCGCTCGACGTGATTGGCGAGGCCATCCGCCGTGTGCCCGCCAAGGCGTACATCGCGCACTACGAGTCCGTGATCCGGCCGCCGGAGAAGAAGAAGGCGCCGGCCGCGAAGAAGAGCAAGCCGGTCGCGAAGAGCAAGCCAGCGGCCAAGAAGAAGCCGGTGGCGAAGAAGCGCGCGTAG
- a CDS encoding ATP-binding cassette domain-containing protein produces MIRIEGLTKSYGATQALRGVSFEVPRGQVVGFLGPNGAGKSTTMKILAGFVTPTSGTARVNGIDVSVDSVASRRLIGYLPENNPLYEEMMVRDFLDFVAEVRGIPKGQRAERIRHAVDRCGLRSVLGKDIHQLSKGYRQRVGLAQAIVHDPDLLILDEPTTGLDPNQIVEIRSLIKELGKEKTVILSTHILSEVQSTCSRVLIINDGRLVADDAPERLGEGEGGTVTVVLASRTGALLQSDAVRSMLERVAGVTGVEPAEGEGLGTLGFRLRYGAEDIRRSLFEAAVNNGLCLLEVKRQHVSLEETFRKLTGGQGPHGPHEPRAPQRAA; encoded by the coding sequence ATGATCCGGATCGAAGGTCTGACCAAGAGCTACGGGGCCACCCAGGCACTGCGTGGGGTCAGCTTCGAAGTCCCTCGAGGACAGGTGGTGGGGTTCCTCGGGCCCAATGGGGCCGGCAAGTCCACCACGATGAAGATTCTCGCCGGCTTCGTGACGCCGACGTCCGGCACGGCGAGGGTCAATGGCATCGACGTCAGCGTCGACTCGGTCGCGTCCCGGCGGTTGATCGGGTACCTGCCCGAGAACAACCCCCTCTATGAGGAGATGATGGTCCGGGACTTCCTGGACTTCGTCGCCGAGGTGAGAGGGATTCCCAAGGGTCAGCGCGCCGAGCGGATCCGCCATGCGGTGGACCGCTGCGGCCTCCGCTCGGTACTGGGCAAGGACATCCACCAGCTCTCCAAGGGCTACCGGCAGCGCGTGGGTCTGGCCCAGGCCATCGTGCACGATCCGGATCTGCTCATCCTGGACGAGCCGACGACGGGCCTGGACCCCAACCAGATCGTCGAGATCCGCAGCCTCATCAAGGAGTTGGGGAAGGAAAAGACGGTCATCCTCAGCACGCACATCCTGAGCGAGGTGCAGAGCACCTGCAGTCGGGTGCTCATCATCAACGACGGGCGCCTGGTCGCGGACGACGCGCCGGAGCGGCTCGGCGAAGGTGAGGGCGGGACGGTCACCGTCGTGCTCGCGTCTCGCACGGGGGCCCTGCTCCAGTCGGATGCCGTCCGCTCGATGCTCGAGCGCGTGGCTGGCGTCACCGGCGTGGAACCGGCGGAAGGGGAGGGCCTCGGGACGCTGGGCTTCCGGCTGCGGTACGGCGCCGAGGACATCCGGCGCTCGCTCTTCGAGGCCGCCGTGAACAACGGGCTCTGTCTGCTCGAGGTGAAGCGGCAGCACGTCAGCCTGGAAGAGACGTTCCGCAAGCTCACCGGAGGCCAGGGGCCGCACGGCCCCCATGAGCCTCGGGCGCCGCAGCGGGCGGCTTGA
- a CDS encoding ABC transporter permease subunit, whose product MGTTLAVARREFRSFFNSPVAYIVIGVFLVVAGWLYFSTVFVAGQASLRAFFGIAPVLFVVFAPAVTMRLVAEERKSGTLELLFSMPLRDWELVAGKFLAALGMVAVGLLWTLPYPLTVAGLTAEGARFDWGPVVMGYLGLLLMASSFLALGLWASALSRNQIVGFIIGLLLCFAFYFIDKFAMVLPESIGELLQYLSVDYHFANIARGVLDTRDLLFYLSLTAVGLALTTRTLGNVRQ is encoded by the coding sequence ATGGGAACGACACTGGCGGTCGCCAGGCGTGAGTTCAGGAGTTTCTTCAACTCGCCTGTCGCCTACATCGTCATCGGCGTGTTCCTGGTCGTGGCGGGATGGCTGTATTTCAGCACCGTCTTCGTCGCCGGGCAGGCCTCGCTGCGGGCGTTCTTCGGCATCGCCCCCGTGCTGTTCGTCGTCTTCGCGCCGGCCGTGACGATGCGTCTGGTGGCCGAGGAGCGCAAGAGCGGTACGCTGGAACTGCTCTTCAGCATGCCCCTGCGCGACTGGGAATTGGTGGCGGGCAAGTTCCTCGCGGCGCTGGGGATGGTCGCGGTCGGCCTGCTGTGGACGCTGCCCTATCCGCTCACCGTGGCGGGCCTCACCGCCGAGGGCGCCCGGTTCGATTGGGGACCCGTGGTGATGGGCTATCTGGGGCTGCTGCTGATGGCGTCCAGCTTCCTGGCCCTGGGGCTCTGGGCCAGCGCCCTCAGCCGCAACCAGATCGTCGGCTTCATCATCGGGTTGTTGTTGTGCTTCGCCTTCTACTTCATCGACAAGTTCGCGATGGTGTTGCCGGAGTCGATCGGTGAGCTGCTCCAGTACCTCTCGGTCGACTACCACTTCGCGAACATCGCGCGTGGCGTGCTGGATACGCGTGATCTCCTCTTCTACCTGTCGCTCACGGCCGTGGGGCTCGCGCTGACCACGCGCACCCTGGGCAACGTCCGTCAGTGA
- a CDS encoding protein adenylyltransferase SelO — MPQFTSQFIDSTPGDPLSDARPRQVHGALWSKVQPTPVSAPRLVAFSPEVVRLLGLDEAALQSAEWVRVLSGNALWPGMVPYSANYGGHQFGNWAGQLGDGRAIVLGELLAPDGRRYELQLKGAGRTPYSRRADGRAVLRSSIREFLCSEAMHHLGVPTTRALSLVATGDQVIRDMFYDGHPEAEPGAIVCRVAPSFLRFGNFELCTSRGDVELLKKLADYTVTQFFQELGKPSKDTYAAFFGEVARRTAKLIAHWQAVGFVHGVMNTDNMSILGLTIDYGPYGWIDDFDPGWTPNTTDAEQRRYRYGNQPAIGLWNVERLGVALMPLLEGDQTVLEAGLLEYERTFETELASRFAAKLGLSSLEDKADIELVNGCFAWLAEEETDMTLFFRGLSRVVTAPTAPVEFPAVLREAFYGQVPEPHLAKGLQWLTSWWQRTRREGTAPAELARRMDAVNPKYVLRNYLAQEAIDAAHAGDDSKVHALLDVMRRPFDEQPGREAYAARRPDWARSKPGCSALSCSS; from the coding sequence ATGCCCCAGTTCACTTCTCAGTTCATCGACTCGACTCCCGGTGACCCGCTCTCGGACGCGCGGCCGCGCCAGGTGCACGGGGCCCTCTGGTCCAAGGTACAGCCCACGCCCGTCTCGGCCCCGCGGCTGGTCGCCTTCTCGCCAGAGGTGGTGCGACTGCTGGGACTGGACGAGGCGGCACTCCAGTCCGCCGAATGGGTGCGGGTGCTCTCGGGAAACGCGCTGTGGCCGGGCATGGTGCCGTACTCGGCCAACTACGGTGGGCATCAATTCGGCAATTGGGCGGGACAGCTGGGGGATGGTCGCGCCATCGTGCTGGGAGAGCTCCTGGCGCCCGACGGCAGGCGCTACGAGCTGCAGCTCAAGGGGGCGGGCCGGACGCCCTACTCTCGCCGCGCCGATGGACGCGCGGTGCTGCGCTCCTCGATTCGTGAGTTCCTGTGCAGCGAGGCCATGCACCACCTGGGCGTGCCCACCACTCGCGCGCTGTCGCTCGTGGCCACCGGAGACCAGGTCATCCGGGACATGTTCTACGACGGGCATCCCGAAGCCGAGCCCGGCGCCATCGTCTGCCGCGTTGCTCCGAGCTTCCTGCGCTTCGGCAACTTCGAGCTGTGCACCAGCCGGGGGGACGTGGAGCTGCTCAAGAAGCTGGCGGACTACACGGTGACGCAGTTCTTCCAGGAGCTCGGCAAGCCCTCGAAGGACACCTACGCCGCCTTCTTCGGCGAGGTGGCGCGACGCACCGCGAAGCTCATCGCGCATTGGCAGGCGGTGGGCTTCGTCCACGGCGTCATGAACACCGACAACATGTCCATCCTCGGCCTCACCATCGACTACGGCCCCTACGGGTGGATCGACGACTTCGACCCCGGATGGACGCCGAACACCACGGACGCCGAACAGCGCCGGTATCGCTATGGCAACCAGCCCGCCATCGGCCTGTGGAATGTCGAGCGGCTCGGGGTCGCGCTGATGCCACTCCTGGAAGGCGATCAGACGGTGCTCGAAGCGGGGCTGCTCGAGTACGAGCGCACGTTCGAGACGGAGCTGGCGTCCCGGTTCGCCGCCAAGCTTGGGCTGTCCTCACTCGAGGACAAAGCCGACATCGAGCTGGTGAACGGGTGCTTCGCGTGGCTCGCCGAGGAGGAGACGGACATGACCCTCTTCTTCCGCGGCCTGTCCCGCGTGGTGACCGCGCCAACGGCTCCCGTCGAGTTCCCCGCCGTGCTGCGCGAGGCCTTCTACGGGCAGGTGCCCGAGCCCCACCTGGCCAAGGGCCTCCAATGGCTGACCTCCTGGTGGCAGCGCACGAGGCGTGAAGGCACGGCCCCCGCCGAGCTGGCACGCCGGATGGACGCGGTGAATCCGAAGTACGTGCTGCGCAACTACCTCGCCCAGGAGGCGATCGATGCCGCTCACGCGGGTGACGACTCGAAGGTGCACGCGTTGCTCGACGTGATGCGGAGGCCCTTCGATGAGCAACCGGGTCGCGAGGCGTACGCGGCCAGGCGGCCCGATTGGGCGAGATCCAAGCCGGGATGCTCGGCGCTCTCTTGTAGTTCCTGA
- a CDS encoding Tox-REase-5 domain-containing protein has translation MLKYERTLRIHRPSNTAAPRIQRSQLGTLLLTLTVAVLLEGCATGHPRGSLLGEVGLHSRATSFRGSSAPQRAAATPAPEEAAGSAGGFPEQTVDPFQVVQEASGLEEEARHPAGAAIYQEQARQLLGRLAKTPETQRSFAPRRVLFWLLREVLEGGERVEYADLKWRTERFWLLVLVRPDGYLVTALTGTPLQHMGPLTLAEGEWRVGALRVGDFYFSRGGVFYPVTEALRRADSPPLAELGLGRDPLNAALDGAQDAMGEMAVALAQSILHPIRTVEDLAQLPNTVASLIASSPEYFARYGAMSREDQIREAARISTHVLMMLGGAEATVGRMGGLGAELPVLSLTAEGELVLGRVVVAGGTTTATAGVDLGALSILHMAGRGQRGTTGSGSHQTGRATQTSSAQPPGKWTYKKPTTESKGSLDYQEQVTGRPAWWVYMIGKLEFDGIRGKELLEAKGPGYCSFFNADGTPKYWYRNSGKFAQMMEQAENQSRMAQQLGLPLTWHIADAKVAEFLRREFASRGWNNTTVLHTPPAR, from the coding sequence ATGCTGAAATACGAACGCACCCTGAGGATCCATAGGCCATCCAACACGGCGGCGCCTCGCATCCAGAGGAGCCAACTCGGAACGCTCCTCCTGACGCTGACGGTGGCCGTGCTACTCGAAGGGTGTGCCACGGGCCATCCACGCGGGAGCCTGCTCGGCGAAGTCGGTCTCCACTCGCGGGCCACCTCGTTCCGCGGCAGCTCCGCCCCCCAGCGTGCGGCTGCCACTCCCGCGCCCGAAGAAGCGGCGGGAAGCGCTGGTGGTTTTCCCGAACAGACGGTGGACCCCTTCCAGGTAGTGCAGGAGGCCAGCGGTCTGGAGGAAGAGGCACGGCACCCAGCGGGCGCGGCTATCTACCAGGAGCAAGCGCGCCAACTCCTGGGCCGGTTGGCGAAAACGCCCGAGACGCAGAGGAGCTTCGCCCCGCGCCGGGTGCTGTTCTGGCTGCTGCGTGAGGTGCTCGAGGGTGGCGAGCGCGTGGAGTACGCCGATTTGAAGTGGCGTACCGAGCGCTTCTGGCTCCTGGTTCTGGTGCGCCCGGACGGCTACCTGGTGACCGCGCTCACCGGCACTCCCCTTCAACACATGGGTCCACTCACGCTCGCGGAGGGCGAGTGGAGGGTGGGCGCCCTCCGGGTGGGTGACTTCTACTTCTCGCGCGGTGGCGTCTTCTACCCGGTCACCGAGGCCCTCCGGCGCGCGGACAGCCCGCCCTTGGCGGAGTTGGGCCTGGGGAGAGACCCGCTCAACGCCGCACTCGATGGGGCCCAGGATGCCATGGGGGAAATGGCGGTGGCCCTGGCCCAGTCCATCCTCCACCCCATCCGCACCGTGGAGGACCTCGCACAGTTACCCAACACGGTGGCGAGCCTCATCGCATCCTCGCCCGAGTACTTCGCGCGCTACGGCGCCATGTCTCGGGAGGACCAGATACGCGAGGCCGCGCGCATCTCCACGCACGTCCTCATGATGCTCGGGGGCGCGGAGGCCACGGTGGGACGCATGGGCGGGCTGGGCGCCGAACTGCCGGTGCTGTCGCTCACGGCCGAGGGCGAGCTGGTACTGGGCAGGGTCGTGGTCGCGGGAGGCACGACGACCGCCACGGCCGGTGTGGACCTGGGCGCCCTCTCCATCCTCCACATGGCGGGTAGAGGCCAGAGAGGAACCACTGGCAGCGGGAGTCATCAGACGGGGCGGGCCACCCAGACAAGCTCGGCGCAACCACCCGGCAAGTGGACATACAAGAAGCCCACCACCGAATCCAAGGGCTCCCTGGACTATCAGGAGCAAGTAACGGGGCGACCCGCATGGTGGGTCTACATGATTGGAAAACTGGAGTTCGACGGCATCAGGGGCAAGGAGTTGCTGGAGGCGAAGGGTCCCGGCTACTGCTCCTTCTTCAACGCGGATGGCACGCCCAAATACTGGTACAGGAATTCCGGCAAGTTCGCTCAGATGATGGAGCAAGCCGAGAACCAGTCGAGGATGGCCCAACAGTTGGGACTGCCGCTGACGTGGCATATCGCCGATGCGAAGGTCGCGGAGTTCCTTCGGAGGGAATTCGCGAGTAGAGGATGGAACAACACCACCGTCCTCCATACGCCACCAGCGAGGTAG
- a CDS encoding YciI family protein: MESGEQRRSRPKEEGRRAMDRMLRFSEDLKARGVLKVSESLRPDTEGVRLEVRGGKRTFSDGPFTESKEIIGGIFLLECRTREEALAIANECPAIEWATVEVRETGPCYGD; this comes from the coding sequence ATGGAGTCCGGAGAGCAGAGACGGAGCCGCCCGAAGGAAGAGGGGCGTCGCGCGATGGATCGGATGCTCCGCTTTTCCGAGGACCTCAAGGCCCGCGGTGTGCTGAAGGTCAGCGAGTCACTCCGGCCCGATACCGAAGGGGTGCGGCTCGAGGTCCGTGGCGGCAAGCGAACCTTCAGTGATGGTCCGTTCACCGAGTCCAAGGAGATCATCGGGGGCATCTTCCTCCTCGAGTGTCGGACCCGGGAGGAAGCGCTCGCGATCGCCAACGAGTGTCCCGCGATCGAGTGGGCCACCGTCGAGGTGCGCGAGACCGGCCCCTGCTACGGCGACTGA
- a CDS encoding FAD binding domain-containing protein, whose amino-acid sequence MQSFEWVDAESVEQAVSLLGEGSERAPVVAKAGGMDLLDLMKNGVVAPRRVVNLKTIKGLDGVRFEARQGLELGALVTLARLSRESEVRRRFVALADAAEHAATPQVRNAATLGGNLLQRPRCWYFRYDHFHQAGGDDVERVRAGQNQYHAIFDNQRTVMVHASTPATALVAYGASVELSGPGGKSRVVPLSDFLLPPDMKRQGDTVIAPNELLTRVLIPAPAAGTKAAYHKQGERESYDWPICDVAVVLQMDGQVIRRAAIAMGWVAPTPRRATEAEKLLVGKKLDEELARQAARAAVSGATPLSKNAYKVPVLEAVVRRTVLAAAAA is encoded by the coding sequence ATGCAGAGCTTCGAATGGGTGGATGCCGAGTCCGTGGAGCAGGCCGTCTCGCTGCTGGGTGAGGGGAGCGAGCGCGCGCCTGTCGTCGCGAAGGCCGGCGGAATGGACCTGCTGGACCTGATGAAGAATGGGGTGGTGGCCCCGCGCCGGGTGGTCAACCTCAAGACCATCAAGGGGCTGGACGGGGTGCGCTTCGAGGCCAGACAGGGCCTGGAGCTCGGCGCCCTGGTGACGCTGGCGCGACTGTCACGGGAGTCCGAGGTCCGCCGCCGTTTCGTGGCGCTCGCGGATGCGGCGGAGCACGCCGCGACCCCCCAGGTCCGCAATGCCGCCACCCTGGGCGGGAACCTGCTCCAGCGGCCCCGCTGCTGGTACTTCCGGTACGACCACTTCCATCAGGCCGGTGGCGACGATGTGGAGCGGGTCCGCGCGGGGCAGAACCAGTATCACGCCATCTTCGACAACCAGCGCACGGTGATGGTGCACGCCTCCACGCCGGCCACGGCGCTGGTGGCCTATGGGGCCTCGGTCGAGCTGAGTGGCCCCGGGGGCAAGTCGCGGGTGGTGCCCCTGTCCGACTTCCTGCTGCCACCGGACATGAAACGCCAGGGTGATACGGTCATCGCGCCGAACGAGTTGTTGACGCGCGTGCTCATCCCGGCACCGGCGGCGGGAACGAAGGCGGCGTACCACAAGCAGGGCGAGCGGGAGAGCTACGACTGGCCCATCTGCGACGTCGCGGTGGTGCTCCAGATGGATGGTCAGGTCATCCGGCGGGCGGCGATTGCCATGGGCTGGGTCGCGCCCACTCCGCGGCGGGCGACGGAAGCGGAGAAGCTCCTGGTGGGGAAGAAGCTGGATGAGGAGCTCGCACGACAGGCGGCGAGGGCCGCCGTGAGTGGGGCGACGCCGCTCTCGAAGAACGCCTACAAGGTCCCGGTCCTCGAGGCCGTGGTCCGACGAACGGTGCTCGCCGCGGCGGCGGCCTGA
- a CDS encoding Imm52 family immunity protein, with product MQESYYVGAYWGPRKETALECARRAELFFHMLARSDPSFAQWYRAGRGFPRELPGHPVHPEVKELEKLLLRSKLRTDVDKEVIEDMGFRQMVWNAKKEATEINLYCGKHSPWGGPNSCLLKPTREGAIRERLLRTPVLAEVLTSMATAWDPDFAMASSDEMVSLVQKRKWEVRVGWLTYLSRRLGTVPPLPAPVRIEPVGELGWLLVLSPEPMTASNPEHVAFTARVRELLDRAGLIARPEPKPTEE from the coding sequence ATGCAGGAGAGCTACTACGTGGGGGCGTACTGGGGCCCGCGCAAGGAGACAGCGCTGGAGTGTGCCCGGCGCGCGGAACTCTTCTTCCACATGCTGGCGCGGAGCGACCCGTCGTTCGCCCAATGGTACCGAGCGGGCCGAGGCTTCCCCCGCGAGCTGCCGGGCCACCCTGTCCATCCGGAGGTGAAGGAACTCGAGAAACTCCTCCTGCGTAGCAAGCTCCGCACGGACGTCGACAAGGAGGTCATCGAGGACATGGGCTTCCGCCAGATGGTGTGGAACGCAAAGAAGGAGGCCACCGAAATCAACCTGTATTGCGGCAAACACTCCCCGTGGGGCGGGCCCAATTCGTGCCTGCTAAAGCCGACCAGAGAGGGCGCGATACGGGAGCGACTCCTGCGCACTCCTGTACTGGCAGAGGTGCTCACCAGCATGGCCACCGCGTGGGACCCCGACTTCGCCATGGCCAGCTCGGACGAGATGGTCAGCCTCGTTCAGAAACGAAAGTGGGAGGTACGGGTGGGCTGGCTGACCTACCTGTCGCGCCGCCTGGGCACGGTGCCTCCACTGCCCGCCCCCGTGCGCATCGAGCCGGTGGGGGAGCTGGGCTGGCTCCTCGTCCTCTCACCCGAGCCCATGACGGCGAGCAACCCCGAGCATGTGGCGTTCACCGCACGTGTGCGCGAGCTGCTCGACCGAGCAGGCCTCATCGCGCGTCCGGAACCCAAGCCCACCGAAGAGTGA
- a CDS encoding GldG family protein, whose protein sequence is MKPGSSNANIFLAAIIGCLVLLNILALRTFGRFDATRDSLYTLSKASQDTMAGLEEPVTVTAYFTDDLPPPYSSNARYVRDLLEEFRAASKGRLSFEFLDPMTQETAEDKETKKETRRDIFGRVFREPTSVERELAQEGVQPVEIRVVEDDQMQTKRAYMGIVIKHQEKKEVIPVVQDIRTLEYDLTTLVRKLTRPKTPVIGVVQGHDAPALHEKLSSLRTLLGQMYEVRPVDLSARERVAADIDALLVIGPKTAFQPQELKALDQFVMEGKSVAFFLDSVQVDLKTFEPSEATHGLGLLLATYGIKVGDQLVADVESAQLNVQERRGFMVVSMPVPYPFIPMLARLEGDSPVTQGLSGVTLPFSTVVTATAPEGAQATVLAKSSRKSWLENKPYNIDPRRDWRSETVTPDGPHPLMVQVSGKLKSHFASEAQTSTASGTPMLAESKGEPRIIVAGGSAALWDDFMGRPNQALLLNVADWLLLDPALLAMRTRGLAEVPIQQELSATTRNAVKFGNAFGIPFALAAFGLVRWRMRESRRATVTV, encoded by the coding sequence ATGAAACCCGGTTCCTCCAACGCGAACATCTTCCTGGCGGCGATCATCGGCTGCCTGGTGCTGCTCAACATCCTGGCGCTGCGCACGTTCGGCCGCTTCGATGCCACCCGTGACTCGCTCTACACGCTGTCCAAGGCCTCTCAGGACACGATGGCGGGGCTCGAGGAGCCCGTCACGGTCACGGCCTACTTCACCGACGATCTGCCGCCTCCGTACTCGAGCAACGCGCGCTACGTGCGCGACCTGCTCGAGGAGTTCCGGGCCGCCTCCAAGGGCCGGCTCTCCTTCGAGTTCCTGGACCCGATGACCCAGGAGACGGCCGAGGACAAGGAGACCAAGAAGGAGACGCGGCGCGACATCTTCGGCCGGGTCTTCCGTGAGCCGACCTCCGTGGAGCGCGAGCTGGCTCAAGAAGGTGTCCAGCCCGTGGAGATCCGAGTGGTCGAGGACGATCAGATGCAGACGAAGCGCGCCTACATGGGCATCGTCATCAAGCATCAGGAGAAGAAGGAGGTCATCCCCGTCGTCCAGGACATCCGGACGCTCGAGTACGACCTCACCACGCTGGTGCGCAAGCTGACGCGTCCGAAGACGCCGGTCATCGGTGTGGTGCAGGGGCATGACGCGCCCGCGCTTCACGAGAAGCTCTCGAGCCTGCGGACGCTGCTCGGCCAGATGTACGAGGTCCGCCCGGTGGACCTGTCCGCCAGGGAGCGCGTGGCCGCGGACATCGACGCGCTGCTCGTCATCGGCCCCAAGACGGCATTCCAACCCCAGGAGCTGAAGGCCCTCGACCAGTTCGTGATGGAGGGCAAGAGCGTGGCGTTCTTCCTCGACTCCGTCCAGGTCGACCTGAAGACCTTCGAGCCGAGCGAGGCCACGCACGGGCTCGGGCTCCTGCTGGCGACCTATGGCATCAAGGTCGGGGACCAGCTGGTGGCGGATGTCGAGTCGGCCCAGCTCAACGTCCAGGAGCGTCGCGGTTTCATGGTCGTCTCCATGCCGGTGCCATACCCGTTCATCCCGATGCTCGCGCGGCTCGAGGGCGACAGCCCCGTCACCCAGGGCCTCTCGGGCGTCACCCTGCCGTTCAGCACCGTCGTCACCGCCACCGCGCCCGAGGGCGCCCAGGCCACGGTGCTCGCGAAGTCCTCGCGCAAGAGCTGGTTGGAGAACAAGCCCTACAACATCGATCCCCGGCGCGACTGGCGCTCGGAGACCGTCACGCCGGACGGTCCGCACCCGCTCATGGTCCAGGTGAGTGGCAAGCTGAAGAGCCACTTCGCCTCGGAGGCGCAGACCAGCACCGCCAGCGGTACGCCCATGCTCGCGGAGAGCAAGGGCGAGCCGCGGATCATCGTGGCGGGCGGCTCGGCGGCCCTCTGGGATGACTTCATGGGCCGACCGAACCAGGCCCTGCTCTTGAACGTCGCGGACTGGTTGTTGCTGGATCCCGCGCTCCTGGCCATGCGCACTCGCGGCCTGGCCGAGGTGCCCATCCAGCAGGAGCTGAGCGCCACCACGCGCAACGCCGTCAAGTTCGGCAATGCGTTCGGAATTCCCTTCGCGCTCGCCGCCTTCGGGCTCGTCCGCTGGCGGATGCGGGAGTCGCGTCGGGCCACTGTCACCGTCTGA
- a CDS encoding DUF4340 domain-containing protein, translating into MKRGTLIALGAFAVLLVLVLATRERQVSVGVHKLELPKLDKAQVTALELTGARNVTLRKEGEGWIVADPGKPDAKYAADENLVTSAIDALREVRNPDFVSDRAERLAEYELDDAKGLKLKVIQSGGPAVELVLGKASKNGGAYLRKAGSNDVFVHQGRLDWTVRKELKDWRKRRIVALEMDKLAQLTVRSKDGESVTLKAGANPDEWSLAEGTQTPAGFRFSSQAAQQLALQLASLHAQDFLEGDAAADSATGLGEAHDSVEAQLKDGKKVVVHLGRQPDTKDGSGTVAVRVEGDAQVYQLPQYAAAQLRKRLVDFRDLSLLRFDPQKVTKLKLQAGGKEVLVVKEGQSWKIVEPRKLPDGFELEPSQVDMQLAWLRSLRADRLVEGQVSDGQAGLASPAALVEVSVEAGPDQTLRLGKEAPGVANGGKELYARSTIDALTYAVDEGVRARLAQGLELFKRRPQPSFAGAGGQMQGLDSLPPEVRKQLEAQLRAAQ; encoded by the coding sequence ATGAAGAGAGGAACGCTCATCGCCCTTGGCGCGTTCGCAGTGCTGCTCGTGCTCGTGCTCGCCACGCGCGAGCGGCAGGTCAGCGTGGGGGTCCACAAGCTGGAGCTGCCGAAGCTGGACAAGGCCCAGGTCACGGCGCTCGAGCTCACGGGGGCCCGGAATGTCACCCTCCGCAAGGAGGGTGAAGGTTGGATCGTGGCCGACCCGGGCAAGCCGGACGCGAAGTACGCGGCGGACGAGAACCTGGTGACCAGCGCGATCGACGCGCTGCGAGAGGTGCGGAATCCGGACTTCGTCAGCGACCGGGCCGAACGGCTGGCGGAGTACGAGCTGGATGACGCGAAGGGGCTGAAGCTCAAGGTCATCCAGAGCGGCGGTCCAGCCGTGGAGCTGGTGCTCGGCAAGGCTTCCAAGAACGGTGGGGCGTATCTCCGCAAGGCGGGCAGCAACGACGTCTTCGTGCACCAGGGCCGGCTGGATTGGACCGTGCGCAAGGAGCTCAAGGACTGGCGCAAGCGCCGGATCGTGGCGCTCGAAATGGACAAGCTCGCCCAGCTCACCGTTCGTTCCAAGGACGGGGAGAGCGTGACCCTGAAGGCGGGCGCGAACCCGGACGAGTGGAGCCTCGCGGAGGGAACCCAGACGCCCGCGGGCTTCCGGTTCAGCTCGCAGGCGGCCCAGCAGCTCGCGCTGCAGCTGGCGAGCCTGCATGCGCAGGACTTCCTCGAGGGTGATGCCGCGGCGGATTCGGCCACGGGGCTCGGCGAGGCGCACGACAGCGTGGAAGCGCAGCTGAAGGACGGCAAGAAGGTGGTGGTGCACCTGGGCCGTCAGCCCGACACGAAGGATGGCTCGGGCACCGTCGCGGTCCGTGTCGAGGGAGACGCCCAGGTGTACCAGCTCCCCCAGTACGCCGCCGCGCAGCTGCGCAAGCGCCTCGTGGACTTCCGGGACTTGAGCCTCCTGCGGTTCGACCCCCAGAAGGTCACGAAGCTGAAGCTCCAGGCCGGTGGCAAGGAGGTCCTCGTGGTGAAGGAGGGCCAGAGTTGGAAGATCGTCGAGCCGCGGAAGCTCCCGGACGGCTTCGAGCTCGAGCCGTCGCAGGTGGACATGCAGCTCGCCTGGCTGCGGAGCCTGCGCGCGGACCGTCTCGTCGAGGGGCAGGTCTCGGACGGGCAGGCGGGGCTCGCTTCGCCGGCAGCGCTCGTGGAGGTATCCGTGGAGGCTGGGCCTGACCAGACTCTGCGGCTGGGCAAGGAGGCGCCGGGGGTGGCGAACGGCGGAAAGGAGCTGTATGCCCGGAGTACGATCGACGCGCTCACCTACGCCGTGGATGAGGGCGTGCGAGCCCGGCTGGCACAGGGCCTCGAGCTCTTCAAGCGCCGCCCGCAGCCGAGCTTCGCCGGAGCCGGCGGGCAGATGCAGGGGCTCGACTCGCTCCCGCCGGAGGTGAGGAAGCAACTGGAGGCCCAGCTGCGCGCGGCGCAGTGA